One genomic segment of Helianthus annuus cultivar XRQ/B chromosome 14, HanXRQr2.0-SUNRISE, whole genome shotgun sequence includes these proteins:
- the LOC110886507 gene encoding protein phosphatase 2C 37, translated as MAGMCCGVVGETKTTSTVEPSGGGGQTRRRMEIQQLKLFAVAASNVVAENNRKRRKVIEKIETKDDDIASIKLKNTVEPNDVKPEEVLDKEGSRFGLTVVCGRRRDLEDAVAVKPSFCKTNSSVSDDLHFYGVYDGHGCSHVAMKCKDRMHEIVKEEVENCEESIEWKETMVKSFSRMDKDVAELSSSVSSSSSSSNCRCELQTPQCDAVGSTAVVAVVSPDKIVVSNCGDSRAVLCRNGVAIPLSTDHKPDRPDELARIEEAGGRVIYWDGARVLGVLAMSRAIGDNYLKPYVIPEPEVTITERTAEDECLILASDGLWDVVSNDVACSVARMCLRSQEVPSPPRSPGSVLNVARGESSDKACSDASILLTKLALARRSTDNVSVLVVDLRRNL; from the exons ATGGCTGGTATGTGTTGCGGTGTTGTTGGCGAGACAAAAACAACATCCACTGTTGAGCCTAGCGGTGGTGGTGGTCAAACTAGACGTCGTATGGAGATTCAACAGCTTAAATTGTTTGCCGTCGCCGCATCTAACGTGGTGGCGGAGAACAACCGTAAGCGGAGAAAGGTTATCGAGAAGATTGAAACTAAGGATGATGATATCGCTTCAATTAAGCTAAAAAACACAGTTGAACCAAATGATGTGAAACCAGAGGAAGTTTTGGATAAAGAAGGTTCTAGATTCGGTCTTACTGTTGTGTGTGGGAGGAGGAGAGATTTGGAAGATGCTGTTGCGGTAAAACCGTCGTTTTGTAAGACGAATTCTTCAGTTTCCGATGATCTACACTTTTATGGAGTTTATGATGGCCATGGATGTTCACAT GTGGCGATGAAGTGCAAAGATAGGATGCACGAGATAGTAAAAGAAGAAGTGGAGAATTGCGAGGAATCAATCGAATGGAAGGAGACGATGGTGAAGAGTTTCTCACGAATGGATAAGGACGTAGCTGAATTGAGCAGCTCTGTTTCCAGTTCCAGTTCCAGCTCAAACTGTAGATGCGAACTTCAAACTCCACAGTGCGACGCCGTTGGATCTACCGCCGTGGTTGCGGTGGTTTCTCCAGATAAGATTGTCGTCTCTAACTGCGGTGATTCACGTGCTGTGTTATGCCGAAACGGTGTTGCCATACCCCTCTCCACAGATCATAAG CCTGATCGGCCGGATGAACTCGCAAGAATCGAAGAGGCCGGTGGTCGTGTTATATATTGGGATGGCGCTAGAGTTCTCGGCGTTCTAGCCATGTCTAGAGCAATCG GTGATAACTATTTAAAGCCTTATGTGATACCGGAGCCAGAAGTAACGATAACGGAACGGACAGCTGAAGATGAGTGTCTTATTTTAGCAAGTGATGGCTTGTGGGACGTGGTATCAAATGATGTTGCATGCAGTGTGGCGCGCATGTGTCTACGTTCTCAGGAGGTTCCGTCACCGCCGCGGTCTCCCGGAAGTGTGTTAAATGTTGCCCGTGGTGAAAGCTCCGATAAGGCTTGTTCCGATGCTTCAATTCTGTTAACGAAGTTAGCTTTGGCTAGACGGAGCACGGATAACGTTAGCGTCCTGGTGGTTGATCTTAGAAGAAATTTATGA